A genome region from Erythrolamprus reginae isolate rEryReg1 chromosome 4, rEryReg1.hap1, whole genome shotgun sequence includes the following:
- the GPA33 gene encoding cell surface A33 antigen encodes MKANKGGLHLIISAVVAAVHAVSGSKVLPSKVVEMDAESKATLPCSFDSTIAEERDFASWTRKPLNGDSEEIALKYFRGIEHFASGYKGRLNFSNNFEKGDAGITFNKLAVQDNGIYECLVRMMNEFPSKSVIIELIVRVKPSIPVCDTIVKPQFGQNINLTCHSVEGIPEPKYSWQSYDAKDQSRPLPGIAEGGLLMLKNVSTDTSGYYICISKNSVGESKCNITVIARPPSMNVGLYAGIIGGVLAAIIIISILVYCCCCKKSNKDYEATETENTFQPKHEAVRIRGPSKEELGDEDEERPHM; translated from the exons TGGTAGCAGCTGTTCATGCGGTTTCAGGATCAAAGGTACTACCTTCAAAGGTAGTAGAAATGGATGCAGAAAGTAAAGCCACCCTACCATGCAGTTTTGACAGTACTATTGCAGAGGAAAGAGACTTTGCCTCTTGGACGAGAAAGCCCTTGAATGGTGATTCG GAAGAAATTGCTTTGAAATATTTCCGTGGTATTGAACACTTTGCATCTGGTTACAAAGGTCGTTTAAATTTCTCTAACAACTTTGAAAAAGGTGATGCTGGAATCACCTTCAATAAATTGGCCGTTCAAGACAATGGAATCTATGAATGCTTAGTCCGAATGATGAATGAATTCCCGTCAAAAAGTGTCATCATAGAACTTATAGTCCGTG TAAAACCATCCATTCCAGTGTGCGATACTATTGTGAAGCCACAATTTGGTCAAAATATTAACCTTACTTGCCATTCTGTCGAAGGAATCCCAGAACCTAAATATTCCTGGCAAAGTTATGATGCAAAGGATCAAAGCCGACCACTTCCAGGAATAGCTGAAGGAG GACTGCTAATGCTGAAAAATGTTTCTACAGACACCTCCGGATACTATATCTGCATTTCCAAAAACAGTGTTGGAGAGTCCAAATGCAATATCACGGTTATTGCTCGACCTC CATCCATGAACGTTGGTCTTTATGCTGGAATCATTGGTGGGGTCCTTGCTGCTATCATTATCATAAGTATTTTGGTTTATTGCTGTTGCTGTAAGAAATCAAATAAGGACTATGAGGCAAC GGAGACAGAAAATACATTCCAACCTAAACATGAGGCTGTTCGAATTCGGGGACCTTCCAAAGAAGAGCTTGGGGATGAAGACGAAGAAAGGCCACATATGTGA